A genomic window from Carassius carassius chromosome 29, fCarCar2.1, whole genome shotgun sequence includes:
- the trpc3 gene encoding short transient receptor potential channel 3: MSMKGRGSKYQKRVSFSEDEDEQCWKEENGGVDAHYLKSGQGKTVRDSSGYNRYNMKSSDSFPHRRMTLPREKGRRQAVRGPAFMFNARGSSLTAEEERFLDAAEYGNIPVVRKMLEESSTLNVNCVDYMGQNGLQLAVGNEHLEVTELLLRRDNLARVGDALLLAISKGYVRIVEALLGHPSFAGGERLTRSPCELQDDDFYSYDEDGTRFSPDITPIILAAHCQKYEVVHMLLLKGARIERPHDYFCKCADCTEKQRKDSFSHSRSRINAYRGLASPAYLSLSSEDPVLTALELSNELAKLANIEKEFKDKKNRNKETSQHNGFSLNDYRKLSMQCKDFVVGVLDLCRDTEEVEAILNGDISAELEEGQHHRSLLSRVKLAIKYEVKKFVAHPNCQQQLLTIWYENLSGLREQTIAVKCLVVLVVALGLPLLAVWYWFAPCSKLGKVLRSPFMKFVAHAASFIIFLCLLVFNASDRFEGITTLPNVTVTDYPLQIFRVKTTQFSWTEILIMVWVAGMMWSECKELWTEGPREYIMQLWNLLDFGMLSIFIASFTARFFAFLQAMKAQEYVDEKIHAPDLSMVTLPPDIRYFTYARDKWVPSDPQLISEGLYAIAVVLSFSRIAYILPANESFGPLQISLGRTVKDIFKFMVLFIMVFLAFMIGMFILYSYYLGAKVNPAFTTVEESFKTLFWSIFGLSEVSSVVLKYDHKFIENIGYVLYGIYNVTMVVVLLNMLIAMINSSYQEIEDDADVEWKFARSKLWLSYFDNGKTLPPPFSIVPSPKSFYLCIKRLVNLLRCRRHRLKKDVELGTDNSKSRLNLFTQSNMRMPDSHSFNSILNQPTRYQQIMKRLIKRYVLKAQVDKENDEVNEGELKEIKQDISSLRYELLEEKSQATEELSLLIQKLSDKLNPRSVHPH, encoded by the exons GAAATCTTCGGATAGTTTCCCCCATCGCAGGATGACCCTACCACGAGAAAAGGGCCGAAGACAGGCTGTTCGTGGACCGGCGTTCATGTTCAATGCCCGTGGCAGCAGCCTCACGGCAGAGGAAGAGCGCTTTCTGGACGCGGCGGAGTATGGGAACATCCCAGTGGTCCGGAAGATGCTGGAAGAATCATCCACACTCAACGTGAACTGTGTCGACTACATGGGACAGAATGGGCTACAGCTGGCCGTCGGCAACGAACACCTGGAGGTCACCGAGCTGCTCCTGCGGCGAGACAACCTGGCCCGTGTCGGGGATGCGCTCCTGCTGGCGATTTCTAAAGGTTACGTGCGTATTGTGGAGGCCCTGCTGGGACATCCGTCCTTTGCGGGCGGCGAACGACTCACCCGCAGCCCCTGTGAGCTGCAAGACGACGACTTCTACTCCTACGACGAGGACGGCACGCGGTTCTCACCCGATATCACACCTATCATCCTGGCTGCCCACTGCCAGAAATACGAGGTTGTGCACATGCTGCTGTTGAAGGGAGCCAGGATAGAGCGGCCACATGACTACTTCTGCAAATGTGCCGACTGCACGGAGAAGCAGAGGAAGGACTCATTCAGTCACTCTCGCTCCAGGATAAATGCGTACCGCGGACTGGCCAGTCCGGCGTATCTCTCTCTGTCCAGTGAAGACCCGGTACTGACCGCGCTGGAGCTGAGCAATGAACTCGCCAAACTCGCCAACATCGAGAAAGAGTTTAAG GATAAAAAGAACCGTAATAAAGAGACATCGCAGCACAATGGCTTCTCTCTG AATGACTACAGGAAGCTGTCTATGCAGTGTAAAGACTTTGTGGTTGGCGTTTTGGATCTATGCAGGGACACGGAGGAGGTAGAGGCCATCTTGAATGGAGATATATCCGCTGAGCTCGAGGAAGGCCAGCATCATCGCTCCCTGCTCAGTCGAGTCAAATTGGCCATTAAATATGAGGTTAAGAAG TTTGTGGCTCATCCGAACTGTCAGCAGCAGTTGCTGACGATCTGGTATGAGAATCTGTCTGGTCTTCGGGAGCAAACCATTGCAGTGAAGTGTCTGGTGGTTTTGGTGGTTGCGCTGGGACTCCCTCTGCTAGCTGTGTGGTACTGGTTTGCCCCATGCAGTAAA CTTGGTAAAGTACTACGCAGTCCTTTTATGAAGTTTGTTGCTCATGCGGCCTCCTTCATCATCTTCCTCTGTCTGCTGGTGTTCAATGCATCTGATCGGTTCGAAGGCATCACCACCCTTCCCAACGTCACCGTCACTGACTACCCGCTCCAGATCTTCAGAGTCAAGACCACACAATTCTCCTGGACAGAAATACTGATCATGGTCTGGGTAGCAG GAATGATGTGGTCAGAGTGTAAGGAGCTCTGGACGGAGGGTCCGAGGGAATATATCATGCAGCTGTGGAACCTTCTGGATTTCGGCATGCTCTCCATCTTCATCGCTTCATTCACAGCCCGCTTTTTCGCCTTCCTACAAGCAATGAAAGCCCAGGAGTATGTGGATGAGAAGATCCACGCTCCAGACCTCTCAATGGTCACGCTGCCACCAGACATCAGATATTTCACATACG CGAGAGACAAGTGGGTTCCATCGGATCCTCAGCTGATCTCTGAGGGTCTGTACGCCATCGCTGTGGTCCTGAGCTTCTCTCGTATCGCCTACATCCTCCCGGCCAACGAGAGCTTCGGGCCGCTGCAGATCTCTCTGGGACGAACTGTGAAGGACATCTTCAAGTTCATGGTCCTcttcatcatggtcttcctcgcATTCATGATTGGCATGTTCATCCTTTACTCTTACTACCTGGGGGCAAAGGTTAACCCCGCCTTCACCAC GGTTGAGGAGAGTTTTAAAACTCTCTTTTGGTCCATATTCGGGCTGTCTGAAGTGTCTTCTGTGGTGCTAAAATACGATCATAAATTTATCGAGAACATTGGCTATGTGCTGTACGGGATCTACAATGTTACCATGGTGGTGGTTCTGCTCAACATGCTCATTGCCATGATCAACAGCTCGTACCAGGAAATAGAG GATGATGCAGATGTGGAGTGGAAGTTCGCTCGGTCTAAACTCTGGCTCTCATATTTTGACAACGGCAAGACTCTCCCACCTCCGTTCAGCATCGTCCCCAGCCCGAAGTCCTTCTATCTGTGTATCAAGAGGCTGGTCAACCTGCTGCGGTGTCGCCGGCACCGCCTGAAAAAAGACGTGGAGCTGGGCACCGACAACTCCAAGTCCAGA CTGAACCTCTTCACCCAGTCTAACATGAGGATGCCAGACTCTCACAGCTTCAACAGCATCCTAAATCAACCCACACGCTATCAG CAAATTATGAAGCGTCTCATCAAACGCTATGTACTGAAAGCACAAGTGGACAAAGAAAATGATGAAGTGAACGAAG GCGAGCTGAAGGAGATCAAGCAGGATATTTCCAGTCTGCGATATGAGCTGCTGGAGGAGAAATCTCAGGCCACAGAAGAACTCTCACTCCTCATACAGAAACTCAGTGACAAACTCAACCCACGATCTGTCCATCCACACTGA